ATATGGGATCAACGTTGGCGCAACAAAAATGATTGCAGCGATCGAATCAGCTGAAGGGGTTTTAAATGCTCGAGAAATCGCGCGTGCAAGTGATCGTTTGATCGGTATTGCGCTTGGTGCAGAAGATTATGTAACAAATATGAAAACACACCGCTATCCAGATGGACAAGAATTATTTTTTGCTCGCAGTTTCATTTTACACTCAGCTAGAGCCGCTGGAATTGCAGCAATCGATACAGTCTATTCAAATGTTGATAATACAGATGGCTTCTTAGCGGAAGTTGAGCTGATCAAGCAATTAGGTTTTGATGGTAAATCTGTCATTAATCCACGTCAAATACCATTAGTAAACAGTGTCTATGAACCAACTGAAAAAGAAATTCAAAATGCGAAAGAGGTTATCTGGGGAATTCGTGAAGCAGAAGCTAAAGGTTCAGGCGTAATTTCAGTAAATGGAAAAATGGTCGATAAACCAATCGTTGAACGAGCAGAGCGAGTGATTGCTTTAGCCATTGCAGCAAAATTAATTTCTGAGGAGGAAGTCTAAAATGAAAAATAACGTAGGCAAAGAAATTCCAGATAATTATGCTGAACAATATGGTTTATTTAAAGGTGAGCTAACGAACATTCATGAATACAAAGAGGCCAGCCGTACAATCAATCCAGTCAGACCAAGAGATACAAAGCTATTAGGTAGCTTAAGAGAAGCAATTGAAAAAACAGGATTAAAAGATGGCATGACAATTTCTTTCCATCATCATTTTAGAGAAGGCGATTTTGTGATGAACATGGTGTTAGATGAGATTGCAGCTTTAGGGATCAAAAATCTATCGATCGCACCTAGCTCGATCGCCAATGTTCATGAACCATTGATCAATCATATCAAAAATGGTGTGGTCACAAATATTACTTCTAGTGGGTTACGTGATAAAGTTGGCGCTGCGATTTCTGAAGGAATCATGGAAAATCCTGTTGTCATCCGTTCGCATGGTGGTCGTGCCAGAGCGATTGCTGCAGGCGATATCCATATTGATGTGGCTTTTCTTGGCGCACCAAGTTCAGACGCTTATGGCAATGTAAATGGGACTAAAGGCAAGGCAACATGTGGTTCTTTAGGGTATGCCATGATTGATGCCAAATATGCAGATCAAGTCGTGATCATCACAGATAGTTTGATGCCTTATCCAAACACACCAATCAGTATCCCACAAACCGATGTGGATTTTGTCGTAGAAGTTGAAGCGATCGGTGATCCTGATGGGATAGCTAAAGGGGCGACTCGATTTACCAAAAATCCGAAAGAACTATTGATTGCAGAATACGCCGCTAAAGTAATCACACATTCGCCGTATTATAAAAATGGTTTTTCTTTCCAAACAGGAACTGGTGGAGCAGCCTTAGCTGTTTCGAGATTTTTGAAGGAAGCCATGATTAAAGATGGCATTACCGCTAGTTTTGCTTTAGGTGGTATTACAAATGCAATGGTTGAATTATTAGAAGAAGGACTCGTTAAAAAAATCATCGATGTTCAAGATTTTGATCATCCCTCTGCGGTTTCTTTAGGCAAGAATGAGAACCACTACGAAATTGATGCAAATATGTATGCTTCACCTTTAAGCAAAGGTTCTGTCATCAATCAGTTAGATACAGCGATTCTTTCTGCGTTAGAAATTGATACAAATTTTAATGTGAACGTTATTACAGGATCAGATGGCGTGATTCGCGGCGCGTCTGGCGGACATTCAGATACAAGTGCGGCTTGTAAAATGAGTTTGGTGATTGCACCATTGATTAGAGGAAGAATTCCAACAATCGTTGAAGAAGTTAATACAGTGGTAACTCCTGGTAGCAGCATTGATGTTGTTGTGACAGAAGTGGGGATTGCGATTAATCCAGAACGTCAAGACCTAGTAGAACATTTTAAAGCGTTAGATGTTCCGCAATTAACAATGAAAGAACTGCAAGAAAAAGCCTATAGCATCGTAGATCGGCCAGATGCCATCCAATATGGTGATAAAGTCGTTGCATTGATCGAATATCGTGATGGTTCAATTATCGATGTGGTCAAAAATGTCTAAAACCCATTTAAAGGGAGAAACAATTACACTGATAGACATGCTGAACGCTCGAGAAAAACGGGCAACGATTCAGCGAGAACTTTTACGAAAGCATCCTACGTGCACTTTATTAAGCGCTACGATGAATATTCCAGGACCTGTAAAGACGAACGAGCGGCTAAGACATGCTTTTTTAACTGTCATTAAAGAGATCACTCCTCTTTTTCCTCCTGAAAAAATAGTTGCTCGCAAACACCGAGAGTTGAAAACAGGTTCGGAATACTATCTAGTCCTTAATGAAACACCAAAAGAGCTGAAGAAAAAACTAATTGAAATTGAAGAAACGCATCTCTACGGTCGTTTGATGGATTTAGATGTCGTTTATCTAAAAGATCAACTCTTATGTTCTGTCAGTCGTACCGAACTAAATCACAAACCTAGAACTTGTTTTATTTGTGAAGAAGAAGCAAAAGTGTGCGGTAGACAAAGACGCCACAGCGTAGAAGAAATGCAAGAAACAATAGCCAACTTATTGAGAAAGGAAGGATGAAATGACAAAAGAAATCCTTTTTACTGAAACTGTACTGCGTGACGGGCAACAAAGCCAAATTGCTACACGTATGCCGACAAGTGATATGCTGCCGATTATTCAAACTTTGGATGAAGCAGGCTATCATGCTTTAGAAATGTGGGGCGGGGCTACGTTTGATGCTTGTATTCGTTTCTTGAATGAAGATCCTTGGGAACGACTAAGAGCAATTCGAAAAGCGGTTAAAAATACAAAGCTACAAATGCTGTTACGCGGACAAAATTTACTTGGTTATAAAAATTATGCGGATGATGTTGTAGAAGCGTTTGTCCAAAAATCAATCGAAAATGGTATTGATATTATTCGTGTTTTTGATGCGTTAAATGATACAAGGAATTTACAAACGTCAATTGAAGCAACGAAAAAATTTGGTGGACACTGCCAACCAGCCATTTCATATACGACCAGTGATTTTCACACGATCGATTATTTTGTCGGATTAACGACAGAACTTGAAAAAATGGGGGCAGATTCCATCTGCATCAAAGATATGGCAGGGATTCTGACACCTGACGATGCCTATCGTTTAGTTACCGAAATCAAGTGTAAAATCCAAGTGCCTTTAGAAGTTCATACACACGCGACTAGCGGTATTTCTGAGATGACTTATTTGAAAGCTGTCGAAGCTGGTGCAGATATTATTGATACAGCTATTTCATCATTTTCCGGAGGAACTAGTCAACCAGCTACTGAATCAATGGCACTTGCTTTAGAAAATTTAGGCTATAACACTCATTTAGATATGAAAAAAGTAGCAGAAGCGGCTGACTATTTTAACCCGATTCGCGATAAATTTAGAGAAGAAGGCTTATTGAATCCTAAAGTAAAAGATACAGAACCAAAAACGTTGATTTATAAAGTGCCTGGCGGAATGTTATCCAATTTATTAAGTCAATTGACCGAACAAGGACTAGCAGATAAATACGAAGAGGTTCTAAGAGAAGTACCAAAAGTTCGTGCGGATCTTGGTTATCCTCCACTTGTAACACCATTATCCCAGATGGTAGGAACTCAAGCAGTAATGAACGTGATCAGCGGTGAACGATACAAAATGGTTCCAAAAGAAATCAAGGATTATGTTAAAGGATTATATGGCAAACCACCCGTTGCTATTTCCGAAGAAATGACGAAATTGATTATTGGCGAAGAAGAAGTAATTACCATTAGACCAGCAGATCTATTAACACCAGAGCTGCCTATATACAAAAAAGAAATTGAAGCGTATGCAAAATCAACTGAAGATGTATTGATGTATGCGTTATTCCCGCAACAAGGAAAAGATTTCTTAGGAAGAAGAGAAGATCGCTTTTATGATGTCCCAATACAAGAGGTGAGCGTTACCTTAGATATTTGATGAATAGAAAATAGTTTACTTTCAAAGTGAGCTTTTGAAAAGAAGTCGTTTAGAGAGTAATGTCGTAATAGACAAACGATCCGCTTTTTATACAGCTCACCCTTTATTCTGATCGAGAGTCCGGAACAAAACTGATATTTAGTTTTGTTCCGGACTCTCGATTTTTATTTAGTTTATATAAATTGATTTTTGATAAAGCATGACTGTTTCTTCGTGGTTAGGCCTCAAAGCTACTTTTTGAGTACCTAGCAAATGAAACGCATTTTTGTCATAAAACTGATAGGAACATGTTGTATCCGTAAATAATTCAAACTGTTTAACTCCTGAACTTTGGTAGTGCTCGATTGTTTTTTTCATTAATTTTTTACCGATGCCCTGCCCTTGATGAGCAGATGATACTGCAAAGAGGCTAACTTCGTTCGTCAGTTTTCCAGTATTTTTTGTTAAAATAGGATAGGCCTTTGTCAAATTAAAATAATCTTTAAAATATTGTCGTGCTTCTTTACCTAAGAAAGGAAGGACAAAAGCCTGTCGAATTAATTTCATACTGTAGTAAAGGAAATTTAACAAGTTAAACTGAGTCTTTGTCTTGCCGATAATCAATCCGACAATTTTATGATCCGAAATAGCATAAAAGGCAAAATCGTTTGTCATGTTCAAAAAAGTAATAAATAACTTGAGTGTTTTATCATGATCCGCCTGAATTGGCATGCGCTGAGATAGATTCCAGCTATCACTAATGAGTGCGATAACCTCTTTTTCTTGTTTTTTATCTAGTTGGTCGATTGTAATAATTTCCATAGATTCATCCCCTTTGGTTGTGCTATCATAAAACTAGCATTAAACCTTGGTTGAGGGTCAAGCTAAAATTGAGATTAAAAAGGAGAAAAAAATGTCCTATTCTTTAGACGAAGTTTCACGTTTAACAAAGTTGACAAAAAGTTCCATTCGCTATTATGATACACACAATATTATCACGATAAAAAGAAGTGATAAAGGATATCGCGAGTTTTCAGAAGATGACCTGGTCGTGCTTCACTATATTGCTTTTATGAAAAAGAGTAAATTTACCTTAAAAGAAATTGCGATCATCGTCAAAGCGTTATATAGAGATGACTACGAGGATTCAACGATGGCAATCCAGAGGCAGCTTCAATTAAAATTAATTGATTTGAAGGCACAGTTTATTAGTTTACAAAAGAATATTCTCTTGATTGAAACGATTCAGCCATCTATA
The Enterococcus silesiacus DNA segment above includes these coding regions:
- a CDS encoding ACP synthase CitX codes for the protein MWSKMSKTHLKGETITLIDMLNAREKRATIQRELLRKHPTCTLLSATMNIPGPVKTNERLRHAFLTVIKEITPLFPPEKIVARKHRELKTGSEYYLVLNETPKELKKKLIEIEETHLYGRLMDLDVVYLKDQLLCSVSRTELNHKPRTCFICEEEAKVCGRQRRHSVEEMQETIANLLRKEG
- a CDS encoding citrate lyase subunit alpha (citrate-ACP transferase, the alpha subunit catalyzes the formation of (3S)-citryl-CoA from acetyl-CoA and citrate), with translation MKNNVGKEIPDNYAEQYGLFKGELTNIHEYKEASRTINPVRPRDTKLLGSLREAIEKTGLKDGMTISFHHHFREGDFVMNMVLDEIAALGIKNLSIAPSSIANVHEPLINHIKNGVVTNITSSGLRDKVGAAISEGIMENPVVIRSHGGRARAIAAGDIHIDVAFLGAPSSDAYGNVNGTKGKATCGSLGYAMIDAKYADQVVIITDSLMPYPNTPISIPQTDVDFVVEVEAIGDPDGIAKGATRFTKNPKELLIAEYAAKVITHSPYYKNGFSFQTGTGGAALAVSRFLKEAMIKDGITASFALGGITNAMVELLEEGLVKKIIDVQDFDHPSAVSLGKNENHYEIDANMYASPLSKGSVINQLDTAILSALEIDTNFNVNVITGSDGVIRGASGGHSDTSAACKMSLVIAPLIRGRIPTIVEEVNTVVTPGSSIDVVVTEVGIAINPERQDLVEHFKALDVPQLTMKELQEKAYSIVDRPDAIQYGDKVVALIEYRDGSIIDVVKNV
- a CDS encoding citrate lyase subunit beta (citryl-ACP lyase; catalyzes the formation of acetate and oxaloacetate from citrate); this translates as MERLRRTMMFVPGANASMLRDATLYGADSLMFDLEDAVSLKEKDSARLLVYHALRTFDYSSVETVVRINGLDTVGRQDVEAMVLAGVDVIRLPKTETAQDIVDVAAVITEMEIKYGINVGATKMIAAIESAEGVLNAREIARASDRLIGIALGAEDYVTNMKTHRYPDGQELFFARSFILHSARAAGIAAIDTVYSNVDNTDGFLAEVELIKQLGFDGKSVINPRQIPLVNSVYEPTEKEIQNAKEVIWGIREAEAKGSGVISVNGKMVDKPIVERAERVIALAIAAKLISEEEV
- a CDS encoding oxaloacetate decarboxylase (Converts oxaloacetate to phosphoenolpyruvate using ATP as an energy source) — encoded protein: MTKEILFTETVLRDGQQSQIATRMPTSDMLPIIQTLDEAGYHALEMWGGATFDACIRFLNEDPWERLRAIRKAVKNTKLQMLLRGQNLLGYKNYADDVVEAFVQKSIENGIDIIRVFDALNDTRNLQTSIEATKKFGGHCQPAISYTTSDFHTIDYFVGLTTELEKMGADSICIKDMAGILTPDDAYRLVTEIKCKIQVPLEVHTHATSGISEMTYLKAVEAGADIIDTAISSFSGGTSQPATESMALALENLGYNTHLDMKKVAEAADYFNPIRDKFREEGLLNPKVKDTEPKTLIYKVPGGMLSNLLSQLTEQGLADKYEEVLREVPKVRADLGYPPLVTPLSQMVGTQAVMNVISGERYKMVPKEIKDYVKGLYGKPPVAISEEMTKLIIGEEEVITIRPADLLTPELPIYKKEIEAYAKSTEDVLMYALFPQQGKDFLGRREDRFYDVPIQEVSVTLDI